The DNA segment AGTGCCGGGTTTCTGCTTCGCGCCGAGGCCATCTCCTACCCGCAGGCACTCCTGATACTGGGAGGACTGGTCGCGGTCTGCTCCTTCGCGACATTTGCCGTGCGCTTTCGCCCGGAGGAAGAGGCGGAGGCGGCACGGGAGTTTGAGGTGGCGCAGGAGGCCCAGCGCATCGCGAAGGCGGGCCGGGCCACGATTCACGACCTCATCCCCGGGATTCGCCATGTGCGCCCAATGGACGCGCTTCGGATTTACCTGGGGATCGCGCTTGTGATCAAGGGCGTCTACTTCATCATGCACATGTCGGAACTGGAAGGGATGCTCGGCAGCAACCTCGGACAGGGCGAGATCATGATTGCGTGGTCGGTGGTCTTTGCGCATGTGATCGGCGGGGCTGCGCTGGCACTTGGGTTCGTCACACGCGTGGCCGCCGCCGCAAACGCGGTGATCCTGGTGGGAGCGGCCATCGTCGGCGGCGTGGCTGCGGGCACCGCCGGAGAGTTGGTCGTCACGAGCACGAGTTTCCAGTTCACGCTCTTCGTTCTGTTCAGTCTGGTACTTCTCGTCTGGCGCGGATCG comes from the Gemmatimonadota bacterium genome and includes:
- a CDS encoding DoxX family protein codes for the protein MDALRIYLGIALVIKGVYFIMHMSELEGMLGSNLGQGEIMIAWSVVFAHVIGGAALALGFVTRVAAAANAVILVGAAIVGGVAAGTAGELVVTSTSFQFTLFVLFSLVLLVWRGSGPFSVDHLLRIDVDKEPEIF